The genomic stretch CGCTCCGAACACCATGCGTGTGCAGACCGATAAGTTGACCGATGATCAGACCCTTCAGATCGCCGAATCATTGGCCGGCGCCTATGGGGTCAGCAAATCGGAGGTAACCTCCACCTTCGTCGGCCCGACCTGGGGTGCGGATGTATCCAAGCAAGCCCTCATCGGTTTGGTGGTCTTCATCCTGCTGGTCTCGTTGCTGATGGCTGCATACTTCCGCACCTGGAAGATGTCGCTGGCGGCCATCATCGGGCTGCTCCAGGTGGTCATCATTACAGCCGGGATCTACGCTCTCTCCGGTTTCGAGGTCACCCCCTCGGCGATCATCGGCTTCCTGACCATCCTGAGTTACTCGCTTTATGACACAGTGGTGGTCTTCGATAAGGTACGTGAAAACACCGCCGGTTTCCTTGACCAAAAGAAGCGGAACTTCGAAGAGCTGGTGAACCTGGGTATCAACCAGACACTGGTTCGATCGATCAACACCTCGGTTGTAGCGGTGCTGCCGGTCGCGTCGATTCTGTTCATCGGTTCGTACCTTTTGGGTGCCGGAACGCTCAAGGATCTTTCCCTGGCGCTGTTTATCGGCATCATCGTCTCCGCGCTTTCCACGCTCTTTGTGCAGGCGCCGCTGTACTCGTGGCTGCGACACCGTGAGCCAGAGGTACAGGCCCACAATAAGAAGCTGGCGGAGTATCGCATGACCAGCGCATAAGGCGCACTCGTCACTGCCCGTTTCACGGGCGTTGGACGGCGAGCTCACGGAGGGAACTCCGTGAGCTCGCCGTCCTTTTTTGGTCCCGAAGTGCTATAACCTAGCAAGAGGATGTTTGACGGACGTTCATCTTCGGTCTTGTGGGCCGGAAGGACGTGGGTGAACAAGCGTTTGAACAGCAACGAACGACATGCGGCGTCAGCGTCACACGAGGGACCCCGATCGAGAGGAGGCACCAAATGGTTGAGAACCATGGTGTCATGATGCCAGGGGGCCCACCCGCGGCACCAAAGCGCGGAACAATCTCCCGTCTGGTCCGCCTGGCCGGACGCGGAACCACCGCTCAGCCCCCCACCCTGGAACCCTTGCTGCGCACGGTACGGGCACAGAATCCCAAGGCAGACATCGATCTGCTCGCCCGCGCCTATGCCGTGGCAGAGCACTTCCACGAGGGTCAAAAGCGTAAGAGCGGTGATCCCTACATCACCCACCCCGTCGCCGTGGCAACCATCCTGGCCGAGATGGGTATGACCGGGGCAATTCTTGCCGCAGCGCTGCTGCACGACACCGTCGAGGACACCGACTACTCCTTAGAGACCCTCACCCGGGAGTTCGGCGAAGAAATCGCCAAGCTCGTTGACGGCGTCACCAAGCTAGATAAGGTGCAATTCGGTGAGGCAGCCCAGGCCGAAACCGTGCGCAAGATGGTTATCGCGATGTCCAAGGACATCCGGGTGCTGCTGATCAAGCTCGCCGACCGCCTGCACAACGCACGGACCTGGCGCTATGTTTCCCCGGAATCCAGCGCCAAGAAGGCACGCGAGACGCTGGAGATCTTCGCGCCGCTGGCGCACCGGCTGGGCATGAATACCGTGAAGTGGGAGCTCGAGGACCTGTCCTTCGCCGCGCTTCACCCCAAGGTGTACGAAGAGATTGTGCGGATGGTCGGGGAGCGCACCCCGGAACGCGAAAAGTATTTGACCACGGTTCGCGCCGCGATCTCCGAAGACATTGTCCAAGCCCGACTCAAGGCCACCGTCAGCGGACGACCCAAGCACTACTACTCGATCTACCAGAAGATGATTGTTCGCGGCAAGGACTTCGACGACATCCATGACCTGATGGGTGTGCGCGTCCTGGTCGACAGCGTTAAGGACTGCTATGCGGTCTTGGGCCTCATGCATGCGCGCTGGACGCCGCTACCCGGACGCTTTAAAGACTACATAGCCCTGCCCAAGTTCAACCTGTACCAGTCGCTGCACACCACGGTGATCGGCCCCGGCGGTAAACCGGTGGAGATCCAAATCCGCACCCACGACATGCACCAGCGTGCCGAGTACGGTGTGGCGGCGCACTTCAAATACAAGCACGGTACTCCCACGGACGGTCGCACCGTGGAAGACCAGGACATGGACTGGCTGCGCAGTCTGATGGACTGGCAGCACGAAACCAGTGACTCCAATGAGTTCCTGGATTCGCTGCGCTATGAGATCAACACCGCCGAGGTCTTCGTCTTCACGCCCAAGGGACAGATCATGTCTCTGCCGGTGGGGGCCACCCCGGTGGACTTCGCCTACGCGGTGCACACCGATGTTGGTCATCGCACTATCGGTGCGCGAGTTAATGGCAAATTGGTGCCGTTGAATTCCGAATTGCACCACGGAGACATGGTTGAGGTGTTCACCTCAAAGGCCGAAGGAGCCG from Paeniglutamicibacter sp. Y32M11 encodes the following:
- the secF gene encoding protein translocase subunit SecF, translating into MASLASWGNELYTGKRSYPFTGKRNLWFAISAVLVVLSILVPIVKGGFNLGIEFRGGSEFTISKVVHSDIAAGEEAVVSLAPDHHPRVTNIAPNTMRVQTDKLTDDQTLQIAESLAGAYGVSKSEVTSTFVGPTWGADVSKQALIGLVVFILLVSLLMAAYFRTWKMSLAAIIGLLQVVIITAGIYALSGFEVTPSAIIGFLTILSYSLYDTVVVFDKVRENTAGFLDQKKRNFEELVNLGINQTLVRSINTSVVAVLPVASILFIGSYLLGAGTLKDLSLALFIGIIVSALSTLFVQAPLYSWLRHREPEVQAHNKKLAEYRMTSA
- a CDS encoding bifunctional (p)ppGpp synthetase/guanosine-3',5'-bis(diphosphate) 3'-pyrophosphohydrolase codes for the protein MVENHGVMMPGGPPAAPKRGTISRLVRLAGRGTTAQPPTLEPLLRTVRAQNPKADIDLLARAYAVAEHFHEGQKRKSGDPYITHPVAVATILAEMGMTGAILAAALLHDTVEDTDYSLETLTREFGEEIAKLVDGVTKLDKVQFGEAAQAETVRKMVIAMSKDIRVLLIKLADRLHNARTWRYVSPESSAKKARETLEIFAPLAHRLGMNTVKWELEDLSFAALHPKVYEEIVRMVGERTPEREKYLTTVRAAISEDIVQARLKATVSGRPKHYYSIYQKMIVRGKDFDDIHDLMGVRVLVDSVKDCYAVLGLMHARWTPLPGRFKDYIALPKFNLYQSLHTTVIGPGGKPVEIQIRTHDMHQRAEYGVAAHFKYKHGTPTDGRTVEDQDMDWLRSLMDWQHETSDSNEFLDSLRYEINTAEVFVFTPKGQIMSLPVGATPVDFAYAVHTDVGHRTIGARVNGKLVPLNSELHHGDMVEVFTSKAEGAGPSQDWIGFVKSPRARNKIRQWFTKERREEAIEKGKEQLTKALRKNNLPLQKLMTHDVLSAVAQELRHHDISALYAAVGDGHTSAQNVIEHLTALVGGVGSEVEEVLEETPIYAVPSRLADSDAGVIVPGAGEVLAKLARCCTPVPPDPIRGFVTRGSGVSVHRTDCVNLRELEQQPDRLVEVQWAPTKSSVFLVEILVEALDRKSLLSDVTRVLSENHVNILAASVSTSRDRVAFSRFAFEMGDPKYLSHVLNAVRRIDGVYDVYRTSGGNRRS